The Mycobacterium sp. EPa45 genomic interval GGCAGGCCGGGACGAAAACATCCTCGACCCCGTAGTCGTAGGAGCCGGTTCCCTTGAGACCCTGGACATGCCAGCCGTCCTTGAAGACCACCTCGTCGCGGGGGATCACAGCCACCTGCATGTCGGGCAGTCCCCCGGGACCCATCACCGGCTGGCCGTCGACCATCGGGAAGAACCCGGCGCAGACGTATTCGGAGTGGCCGGTGCCCGACCCGAAACTCCACGAGCCGGTCAGCCGGTAACCGCCGTCGACGGTCACGCCCGAGCCGTTGGGAAAGAACTGGCCGCCCATCGTGACGCGATTGTCGTTCGCAGTGAAAACGTCCGCGAAGCCCTCGTCGGACAGATAGCACGCGGCCGCGAACGACGACGGCAGATTGGCGATCCCGATCCAGCCGAACGACCCGTCCTGCCAGGCCATCTCGATCCACGTCTCGATCATCTCGGCGAACGACGGCTCCGCCCCGCCCGCCGCGACCGGATTGAACGACGACATCAGCCCGCTGGCCCACATCTCCTCGACGACCGCCGGGGCGATGGTGCGCAGCCGTTCGGACTCACCGGCCCGCGCCACCACCAGATCACGCATTCCGCGGGCCAGCCCGAGCGGCCGGCTCTTCGATTGAACTGTCGACGTCATCGTCATTTCCGATCTGCTTGCGGCTCAGCGGCAGTGAACAACTTTGCGCAGTGAACACTTTTGAAAGAATGTATACGTCGGGCGCGCCCGGCGGTGGCGATTACCAGAGGATCTCGGCGGCGGCTATCGCGCGAGCCGTTCGGCCCGGTGCCGCCTGGTGTGACCAGTAGAGATTGGTGTGTGCGATCACCTGATCGGGTGGCGGGGCGCCCCATTGGGAGAGGTCCTCGGTGGTGTGAGCGTCGGCGACGAGGGTGATGTCATAGCCGCGCACCAAGCCCCCGTGAATTGTCGAGCGAACGCACTGATCGGTCTGGGCGCCGACCACCACCAGATGACCGACCCCCAACCCGGCGAGCGTCGCCTCCAGGGTGGTGTCCTCGAACGAGTCGCCATAATTCTTGGCCACCAACGGCTCGGTCCCCGCCGGCGTCAGGTCGGCGACGATGCGCCACTGCTCGGTTCCCGCAACAAGTTCCGCGTCGGCGTGCTGGACCCAGACCACGGGAACACCGGCCACTCGCGCACTGTCGACCAGTCCGGCGATCCTGGCGACAACCTGATCTCGGTCGTGAGCCCGGGCCACAACGTCGTTCTGCACGTCGACGACGAGCAGTGCGCTGTTCGGCCGGTTCTCCAAAGTCGTCATGACCGTGATCGTAGGGGTGGCGGCAACAGTTCACGGGACTGACTCATGGACCTCGCCTCGCCGAAATACGGCGATGCCAGACTGCGTGTCCCGCACGGATCGAGAAGCGGTCCGCCGAGCAGGAGAACGCAATGACGGATGTCGTCAGCAATGCGCCGGGAGATGTCGTCGACCACGACGGCATCGGAGCGCGGCCGGATGAACACAGCCGCACCGGGTTGTCGGCCGATGCGCTGCGCCGCGCAATCGCCGACCATCTGGCTTACTCGATCGCCCGTCCGCCGAGTGTGTTGACCGCAGAGCACTACTATCGTGCGCTGGCACTGGCCGTGCGTGACCGCATGCAACAACGTTGGATGGCCACCACCCAGGATCTGCTGCACGGCCCCGCGAAGGTGACGTGCTACCTGTCCGCCGAATTCCTGATGGGCCCCCAACTCGGCAACAACCTGCTCAACCTGCGCATCGAGACCCAGGCCCGCGACGCGCTCGCCGCCCTGGGGCAGGACCTCGACGCGATCCTGGCCTGTGAGGAGGAGCCCGGGCTGGGCAACGGCGGCCTCGGCCGGCTGGCCGCCTGCTACCTCGACTCGCTGGCCACCCTGCAGCGGCCATCGATCGGCTACGGGATCCGTTACGAGTTCGGCATTTTCGACCAGGAGATTCAGGACGGCTGGCAGGTCGAGAAGACCGACAACTGGTTGGTGGCCGGAAACCCCTGGGAGATAGACAAACCCGATGCCAGCTATTTGGTCAATTGGGGCGGACGCACCGAACAGTACGAGGATGTGGCAGGCAATCATCGCGTGCGGTGGATTCCCCGGCGGGTGATCAAGGGCGTCTCGTATGACACCCCGGTCCAGGGTTACGGGGTGAACACCTGCAACACACTGACCCTGTGGAGTGCGCGATCAGTCTCCTCCTTCGCGCTGGACGCATTCAACACCGGTGACTTCTACAAGGCCGTCGAGGACGAGGTTCTCTCGGAGAAGATTTCCAAGGTGCTCTACCCCAACGACGAGCCGGAAGCGGGCAAGCGGTTGCGCCTGCAGCAGCAGTACTTCTTCGTCAGCTCGTCACTGCAGGACATCCTGCGCATCCACACCGAGCGCGCCCGGCTGCCTTTGAGCGCCCTGCCCGACAAGTGGGCGATCCAACTCAACGACACGCACCCCTCGATCGCAGTCGCCGAACTGATGCGCCTGCTGATCGACGAGCACCACCTGGGCTGGGACGAGGCGTGGGACATCACCACCGCCACGTTTGCCTACACCAATCACACGCTGCTGCCCGAGGCGCTCGAGACCTGGCCACTGGGCCTTTTCGGCGAATCCCTGCCCCGGCACCTGGAACTCATCTACGAGATCAACAGCCGATTCCTCGAGCAGGTGGCTACCAGGTTCCCCGGCGATGAGGAACGGGCACGGCGGATGTCGCTCATCGGTGAGGACGGCGGCAAGAGCGTGCGGATGGCACATCTGGCCACGGTCGGTAGCCATACCGTCAACGGCGTGGCTGCACTGCACTCCGAGTTATTGAAAGCCAGTGTGCTGAAAGACTTCTACGAGATGTGGCCGGAGCGCTTCGGCAACGTCACCAACGGTGTGACGCCTCGGCGATTCCTGGCGTTGTCGAACCCTGGTCTGCGGACCCTACTGGATGAGACCGTCGGCGATGGCTGGCTGACCGACCTGGACCAGCTGCGCCGACTCGAGGCCTACGTCGACGACCCTGAGTTCCGGCAGCGCTGGCGAGACATGAAGCGCACGAACAAGAGTCGACTCGCCGAGTACGTGCACTCCGCGACCGGCATCGAACTCGACCCGACCTGGATGTTCGACATCCAGGTCAAGCGCATCCACGAATACAAGCGTCAGCACCTCAACGTGCTGCACATCATCACCCTGTACAACCGGCTCAAGCGCAACCCGGGCTTCGCGATCGCGCCGCGGGCGTTCATCTTCGGCGGTAAGGCGGCACCCGGCTACTTCATCGCCAAGCGGATGATCCGGTTGATCACCGCTGTGGGCGCCACCGTCAACAACGATCCCGACGTCAACCGGTTCATGCGGGTGGTGTTCCTGCCGAACTTCAACGTCAAGAACGCCCACCTCATCTACCCCGCGGCCAATCTGTCCGAGCAGATCTCCACCGCCGGCAAGGAAGCATCCGGCACCGGGAACATGAAGTTCATGATCAACGGCGCGTTGACCATCGGGACGCTCGACGGCGCCAATGTCGAAATCCGCGAGGAAGCCGGCCCCGAGAACTTCTTCCTGTTCGGCCTCACCGTCGAGGAGGTGGAGGAACTCAAAACCGGCGGTTACCAGCCGACGAGCTTCGTGGAGCGCGACCCCGAGCTGGCCGAGGTGCTTGAACTCCTCGCCGGCGGCACCTTCACCCACGGTAATACCGAGGTGTTGCGGCCGCTGCTCGACAACCTGCTGCACCACGATCCGTTCCTGGTGCTCGCGGACTATCGCTCGTATGTGGACTGCCAGGCGCGGGTCAGCGCCGCGTGGCAGGACACCGACGCGTGGTCGCGGATGTCGATCCTCAACGCCGCGCGCAGCGGCAGATTCTCCTCGGATCGCGCCATCGCCGAGTACTCCGACGAGATCTGGCATGTCGGTGCGATGCCGGTGACGCTCTAGGGCTCCAGCACGACCTTGATGGCTCCGCTTCGGCGGTCGCCCGCAACGCGAAATGCCTCCGCAGCGTCGGCCAGAGGGAAGCGGTGGGTGATGACCGTGGCCGCGATTTCCGGGTCCGCCGCCAATGCCGCTGCCGCGTCGATGAATTCACGACCGCCGGGCTTGCGGTCGTAGCACATGGAGGCGGTCAGCGTCAGTTCCTTGAGCATCCACGGGATGCCGGGAATCGCTCGGTCTCCGTGCGAGACACCGACTACCGCGATCCGGCCGCCCGGCACGGCCTGTCGCACACAGTCGGCCACCGCCTCGTCGGAGCCCAC includes:
- a CDS encoding acyl-CoA dehydrogenase family protein; the protein is MTSTVQSKSRPLGLARGMRDLVVARAGESERLRTIAPAVVEEMWASGLMSSFNPVAAGGAEPSFAEMIETWIEMAWQDGSFGWIGIANLPSSFAAACYLSDEGFADVFTANDNRVTMGGQFFPNGSGVTVDGGYRLTGSWSFGSGTGHSEYVCAGFFPMVDGQPVMGPGGLPDMQVAVIPRDEVVFKDGWHVQGLKGTGSYDYGVEDVFVPACRTFALFSSSPYRGTSPATRMGLMPVTAAGHASWALGVAKSMLDDVEDLAATKFRMSDMASLASRPTFQKGLAHHVAAWRAARLLVLDAFGTAEAAVAAGEPLTPRLRADMRVAAVYATDVAREAAEWAHLAAGTTSIREGSRLERAFRDIYTGTQHAFISEKVAIDVAQIWLGIIEDQPGL
- a CDS encoding isochorismatase family protein, whose protein sequence is MTTLENRPNSALLVVDVQNDVVARAHDRDQVVARIAGLVDSARVAGVPVVWVQHADAELVAGTEQWRIVADLTPAGTEPLVAKNYGDSFEDTTLEATLAGLGVGHLVVVGAQTDQCVRSTIHGGLVRGYDITLVADAHTTEDLSQWGAPPPDQVIAHTNLYWSHQAAPGRTARAIAAAEILW
- a CDS encoding glycogen/starch/alpha-glucan phosphorylase, with amino-acid sequence MTDVVSNAPGDVVDHDGIGARPDEHSRTGLSADALRRAIADHLAYSIARPPSVLTAEHYYRALALAVRDRMQQRWMATTQDLLHGPAKVTCYLSAEFLMGPQLGNNLLNLRIETQARDALAALGQDLDAILACEEEPGLGNGGLGRLAACYLDSLATLQRPSIGYGIRYEFGIFDQEIQDGWQVEKTDNWLVAGNPWEIDKPDASYLVNWGGRTEQYEDVAGNHRVRWIPRRVIKGVSYDTPVQGYGVNTCNTLTLWSARSVSSFALDAFNTGDFYKAVEDEVLSEKISKVLYPNDEPEAGKRLRLQQQYFFVSSSLQDILRIHTERARLPLSALPDKWAIQLNDTHPSIAVAELMRLLIDEHHLGWDEAWDITTATFAYTNHTLLPEALETWPLGLFGESLPRHLELIYEINSRFLEQVATRFPGDEERARRMSLIGEDGGKSVRMAHLATVGSHTVNGVAALHSELLKASVLKDFYEMWPERFGNVTNGVTPRRFLALSNPGLRTLLDETVGDGWLTDLDQLRRLEAYVDDPEFRQRWRDMKRTNKSRLAEYVHSATGIELDPTWMFDIQVKRIHEYKRQHLNVLHIITLYNRLKRNPGFAIAPRAFIFGGKAAPGYFIAKRMIRLITAVGATVNNDPDVNRFMRVVFLPNFNVKNAHLIYPAANLSEQISTAGKEASGTGNMKFMINGALTIGTLDGANVEIREEAGPENFFLFGLTVEEVEELKTGGYQPTSFVERDPELAEVLELLAGGTFTHGNTEVLRPLLDNLLHHDPFLVLADYRSYVDCQARVSAAWQDTDAWSRMSILNAARSGRFSSDRAIAEYSDEIWHVGAMPVTL